One Brassica napus cultivar Da-Ae chromosome A5, Da-Ae, whole genome shotgun sequence DNA window includes the following coding sequences:
- the LOC106428867 gene encoding pumilio homolog 5-like isoform X2 gives MTTQSAMRMVEGDHVKSWQASSRDPTGIFGSHDMAVEDLRFLMERNRLDSSGSDHTGKIPSRSGSAPPSMEGSFAALRNLLKHQEGSFSRSIENYGSEEEIRSDPGYVAYYLSNINLNPRLPPPLISRENQHLLRHLGGEGNNLSPTASWDDMGVRSSLLASRTALSTHREEPEDEASSGEQLTFASLPGRRKSFADIIQRPHSAGNHPTAEDIHAISSGIASERTRRVPESDISVVNLLRETDSLSMEAIASEDPFTSELSSQSSTNTQNERSNARVGSREDNNLSAFGASGPSSAASRMRGNQEEPRRMPVQYTPSSYQVQATSPQQMTYPRMGGGTHDMMQNLPRIATGESSGMYLPQYGYSGYPPASGVVPQYMSGYPSHEATVPMPYDISSPSSGYNNSFSRGSFSPTAQNTPLVDPFQLQYYQQAQAEAYAPSFDSFGKQDQQATGFMANQEPHSNPLSPSFGLQSPRHMGNYFAVPPGVRVMQQYPGSPLASPVMPSSPVGGMMSQFGRRSDTRYHHQQGPSRNTGIYPGGWQGNRGGASSSSVDDFKRHSFLDELKSPNARKMELSDITGRVIEFSVDQHGSRFIQQKLEHCSDEEKASVFSEVLPQASKLMTDVFGNYVIQKFIEHGTPAQREELVKQLAGQMVSLSLQMYGCRVIQKALEVIDVDQKTELTRELDGNVLKCVRDQNGNHVIQKCIESMPASRIGFIISAFRGQVATLSTHPYGCRVIQRILEHCSDDEETRCIIDEILESAFALAHDQYGNYVTQHVLERGKPDERRQIIEKLTGNVVQMSQHKYASNVVEKCLEHADSTERELLIEEIMGKSEEDNHLLAMMKDQYANYVVQKVLEISKDEQREILVQRMKIHLESLRKYTYGKHIVARFEQLFGEESEASEGGAEG, from the exons ATGACGACGCAGAGCGCTATGAGGATGGTGGAAGGTGATCATGTAAAAAGTTGGCAGGCTTCCTCTAGGGATCCCACTGGGATATTTGGTTCACATGATATGGCTGTTGAAGATTTAAGGTTCCTTATGGAAAGAAATAGATTGGATAGTAGTGGAAGTGATCATACAGGTAAGATCCCTAGTAGGAGTGGGAGCGCGCCGCCTAGCATGGAAGGCTCATTTGCAGCTCTTAGGAATCTCTTGAAACATCAGGAAGGTAGTTTTAGTAGGTCTATTGAGAATTATGGCTCTGAAGAAGAGATACGTAGCGATCCTGGCTATGTAGCTTACTATCTGTCCAACATCAACTTGAACCCGAGGCTCCCTCCTCCGTTGATCTCACGTGAGAATCAGCACTTGCTGCGTCATTTGGGTGGTGAGGGTAATAACCTGAGTCCAACAGCGTCTTGGGATGATATGGGGGTAAGATCTTCCTTGCTTGCTTCTAGAACTGCGCTTTCTACACATAGAGAGGAGCCTGAGGACGAGGCTTCTTCTGGTGAACAGCTGACTTTTGCTTCTTTGCCTGGTCGTCGTAAGAGCTTTGCTGATATCATTCAG CGGCCTCATTCGGCAGGGAACCATCCAACAGCAGAAGACATACATGCCATTTCTTCTGGTATAGCTTCAGAAAGGACAAGAAGAGTACCAGAGTCTGATATAAGTGTGGTGAATCTTCTGAGGGAGACAGATTCTCTCTCCATGGAGGCTATTGCTAGTGAAGATCCTTTTACCTCTGAGTTGAGCTCACAAAGTTCAACCAACACTCAGAATGAGAGATCAAATGCGAGGGTAGGGAGCCGCGAGGACAACAATCTATCTGCTTTTGGTGCTTCTGGTCCATCCTCTGCTGCTTCTAGAATGAGGGGGAACCAAGAAGAGCCAAGGAGAATGCCTGTGCAATATACGCCTTCATCGTATCAGGTTCAAGCTACTTCGCCACAACAAATGACCTATCCGAGGATGGGTGGTGGTACACACGACATGATGCAGAACCTGCCTAGGATTGCAACTGGAGAG TCCTCGGGTATGTACCTCCCTCAGTATGGTTATAGCGGTTACCCTCCTGCCTCTGGTGTTGTCCCTCAGTATATGAGTGGATACCCATCTCATGAAGCCACTGTTCCTATGCCGTATGATATCTCATCGCCTTCTTCGGGCTACAACAACTCCTTCTCTCGTGGATCCTTTTCACCTACTGCACAGAACACTCCTCTAGTGGATCCTTTTCAGCTGCAATATTATCAACAGGCTCAAGCAGAGGCATATGCTCCTTCGTTTGATTCCTTTGGGAAGCAAGACCAACAAGCTACTGGCTTTATGGCTAATCAAGAACCTCACAGCAACCCTTTGAGTCCAAGTTTTGGGTTGCAAAGTCCACGGCACATGGGAAACTACTTTGCAGTGCCACCGGGTGTGAGAGTCATGCAACAGTATCCAGGATCACCTCTTGCTAGTCCAGTGATGCCATCCTCACCGGTTGGTGGGATGATGAGCCAGTTTGGAAGACGAAGTGACACAAGGTATCATCATCAACAAGGACCTAGTAGAAACACAGGGATCTACCCTGGTGGATGGCAAGGGAACAGAGGAGGAGCTAGCAGCAGCAGCGTCGATGATTTTAAAAGACATTCTTTTCTTGATGAACTCAAGTCTCCAAATGCTCGTAAAATGGAGCTGTCTGATATCACAGGGCGTGTTATTGAGTTCAG CGTTGATCAGCATGGCAGCCGGTTTATCCAACAGAAACTGGAGCACTGTTCTGATGAGGAGAAGGCATCTGTTTTCAGTGAGGTTCTTCCACAAGCTTCGAAATTGATGACTGATGTCTTTGGAAATTATGTTATCCAAAAG TTCATAGAACATGGAACTCCAGCGCAGAGGGAAGAACTTGTGAAGCAACTTGCTGGTCAGATGGTTTCTCTAAGCTTGCAGATGTATGGATGTCGTGTGATACAAAag GCCCTTGAAGTGATAGATGTTGACCAAAAGACAGAACTGACTCGTGAGCTAGATGGGAATGTGCTGAAGTGTGTTAGAGACCAAAACGGAAATCATGTTATTCAAAAGTGTATAGAGAGTATGCCTGCCTCTAGGATTGGATTCATAATTTCAGCTTTCCGTGGTCAAGTTGCCACTCTTTCTACTCATCCTTATGGATGCCGAGTCATCCAG AGAATCTTGGAGCATTGCTCAGATGATGAGGAGACTCGTTGTATAATCgatgaaatcttggagtctGCTTTTGCTCTTGCTCATGATCAGTATGGGAACTATGTCACTCAG CATGTCCTGGAGAGAGGGAAGCCTGACGAAAGGAGACAGATCATTGAGAAGTTGACAGGGAACGTTGTTCAGATGAGTCAGCACAAATACGCGTCTAACGTTGTGGAGAAGTGTCTAGAGCATGCTGATAGTACCGAGAGAGAGTTGCTGATTGAAGAGATAATGGGAAAATCAGAGGAAGACAATCACTTGCTG GCGATGATGAAAGATCAGTATGCAAATTATGTGGTCCAGAAAGTATTGGAGATCAGTAAAGATGAGCAAAGGGAGATCCTGGTGCAGAGAATGAAAATCCATCTCGAGAGTTTGAGGAAGTACACATATGGGAAACACATAGTAGCCCGATTCGAACAACTGTTTGGTGAAG AGAGTGAAGCTTCGGAAGGAGGAGCAGAAGGTTAG
- the LOC106428867 gene encoding pumilio homolog 5-like isoform X1 → MTTQSAMRMVEGDHVKSWQASSRDPTGIFGSHDMAVEDLRFLMERNRLDSSGSDHTGKIPSRSGSAPPSMEGSFAALRNLLKHQEGSFSRSIENYGSEEEIRSDPGYVAYYLSNINLNPRLPPPLISRENQHLLRHLGGEGNNLSPTASWDDMGVRSSLLASRTALSTHREEPEDEASSGEQLTFASLPGRRKSFADIIQRPHSAGNHPTAEDIHAISSGIASERTRRVPESDISVVNLLRETDSLSMEAIASEDPFTSELSSQSSTNTQNERSNARVGSREDNNLSAFGASGPSSAASRMRGNQEEPRRMPVQYTPSSYQVQATSPQQMTYPRMGGGTHDMMQNLPRIATGEVHSSFQSPHGLTSPPMYTSTAAYMTSLSPFYNHNFQSSGMYLPQYGYSGYPPASGVVPQYMSGYPSHEATVPMPYDISSPSSGYNNSFSRGSFSPTAQNTPLVDPFQLQYYQQAQAEAYAPSFDSFGKQDQQATGFMANQEPHSNPLSPSFGLQSPRHMGNYFAVPPGVRVMQQYPGSPLASPVMPSSPVGGMMSQFGRRSDTRYHHQQGPSRNTGIYPGGWQGNRGGASSSSVDDFKRHSFLDELKSPNARKMELSDITGRVIEFSVDQHGSRFIQQKLEHCSDEEKASVFSEVLPQASKLMTDVFGNYVIQKFIEHGTPAQREELVKQLAGQMVSLSLQMYGCRVIQKALEVIDVDQKTELTRELDGNVLKCVRDQNGNHVIQKCIESMPASRIGFIISAFRGQVATLSTHPYGCRVIQRILEHCSDDEETRCIIDEILESAFALAHDQYGNYVTQHVLERGKPDERRQIIEKLTGNVVQMSQHKYASNVVEKCLEHADSTERELLIEEIMGKSEEDNHLLAMMKDQYANYVVQKVLEISKDEQREILVQRMKIHLESLRKYTYGKHIVARFEQLFGEESEASEGGAEG, encoded by the exons ATGACGACGCAGAGCGCTATGAGGATGGTGGAAGGTGATCATGTAAAAAGTTGGCAGGCTTCCTCTAGGGATCCCACTGGGATATTTGGTTCACATGATATGGCTGTTGAAGATTTAAGGTTCCTTATGGAAAGAAATAGATTGGATAGTAGTGGAAGTGATCATACAGGTAAGATCCCTAGTAGGAGTGGGAGCGCGCCGCCTAGCATGGAAGGCTCATTTGCAGCTCTTAGGAATCTCTTGAAACATCAGGAAGGTAGTTTTAGTAGGTCTATTGAGAATTATGGCTCTGAAGAAGAGATACGTAGCGATCCTGGCTATGTAGCTTACTATCTGTCCAACATCAACTTGAACCCGAGGCTCCCTCCTCCGTTGATCTCACGTGAGAATCAGCACTTGCTGCGTCATTTGGGTGGTGAGGGTAATAACCTGAGTCCAACAGCGTCTTGGGATGATATGGGGGTAAGATCTTCCTTGCTTGCTTCTAGAACTGCGCTTTCTACACATAGAGAGGAGCCTGAGGACGAGGCTTCTTCTGGTGAACAGCTGACTTTTGCTTCTTTGCCTGGTCGTCGTAAGAGCTTTGCTGATATCATTCAG CGGCCTCATTCGGCAGGGAACCATCCAACAGCAGAAGACATACATGCCATTTCTTCTGGTATAGCTTCAGAAAGGACAAGAAGAGTACCAGAGTCTGATATAAGTGTGGTGAATCTTCTGAGGGAGACAGATTCTCTCTCCATGGAGGCTATTGCTAGTGAAGATCCTTTTACCTCTGAGTTGAGCTCACAAAGTTCAACCAACACTCAGAATGAGAGATCAAATGCGAGGGTAGGGAGCCGCGAGGACAACAATCTATCTGCTTTTGGTGCTTCTGGTCCATCCTCTGCTGCTTCTAGAATGAGGGGGAACCAAGAAGAGCCAAGGAGAATGCCTGTGCAATATACGCCTTCATCGTATCAGGTTCAAGCTACTTCGCCACAACAAATGACCTATCCGAGGATGGGTGGTGGTACACACGACATGATGCAGAACCTGCCTAGGATTGCAACTGGAGAGGTACATTCGAGTTTCCAATCTCCTCACGGTTTGACATCGCCTCCTATGTATACATCAACAGCTGCATATATGACATCTCTGAGCCCGTTTTACAATCATAACTTTCAGTCCTCGGGTATGTACCTCCCTCAGTATGGTTATAGCGGTTACCCTCCTGCCTCTGGTGTTGTCCCTCAGTATATGAGTGGATACCCATCTCATGAAGCCACTGTTCCTATGCCGTATGATATCTCATCGCCTTCTTCGGGCTACAACAACTCCTTCTCTCGTGGATCCTTTTCACCTACTGCACAGAACACTCCTCTAGTGGATCCTTTTCAGCTGCAATATTATCAACAGGCTCAAGCAGAGGCATATGCTCCTTCGTTTGATTCCTTTGGGAAGCAAGACCAACAAGCTACTGGCTTTATGGCTAATCAAGAACCTCACAGCAACCCTTTGAGTCCAAGTTTTGGGTTGCAAAGTCCACGGCACATGGGAAACTACTTTGCAGTGCCACCGGGTGTGAGAGTCATGCAACAGTATCCAGGATCACCTCTTGCTAGTCCAGTGATGCCATCCTCACCGGTTGGTGGGATGATGAGCCAGTTTGGAAGACGAAGTGACACAAGGTATCATCATCAACAAGGACCTAGTAGAAACACAGGGATCTACCCTGGTGGATGGCAAGGGAACAGAGGAGGAGCTAGCAGCAGCAGCGTCGATGATTTTAAAAGACATTCTTTTCTTGATGAACTCAAGTCTCCAAATGCTCGTAAAATGGAGCTGTCTGATATCACAGGGCGTGTTATTGAGTTCAG CGTTGATCAGCATGGCAGCCGGTTTATCCAACAGAAACTGGAGCACTGTTCTGATGAGGAGAAGGCATCTGTTTTCAGTGAGGTTCTTCCACAAGCTTCGAAATTGATGACTGATGTCTTTGGAAATTATGTTATCCAAAAG TTCATAGAACATGGAACTCCAGCGCAGAGGGAAGAACTTGTGAAGCAACTTGCTGGTCAGATGGTTTCTCTAAGCTTGCAGATGTATGGATGTCGTGTGATACAAAag GCCCTTGAAGTGATAGATGTTGACCAAAAGACAGAACTGACTCGTGAGCTAGATGGGAATGTGCTGAAGTGTGTTAGAGACCAAAACGGAAATCATGTTATTCAAAAGTGTATAGAGAGTATGCCTGCCTCTAGGATTGGATTCATAATTTCAGCTTTCCGTGGTCAAGTTGCCACTCTTTCTACTCATCCTTATGGATGCCGAGTCATCCAG AGAATCTTGGAGCATTGCTCAGATGATGAGGAGACTCGTTGTATAATCgatgaaatcttggagtctGCTTTTGCTCTTGCTCATGATCAGTATGGGAACTATGTCACTCAG CATGTCCTGGAGAGAGGGAAGCCTGACGAAAGGAGACAGATCATTGAGAAGTTGACAGGGAACGTTGTTCAGATGAGTCAGCACAAATACGCGTCTAACGTTGTGGAGAAGTGTCTAGAGCATGCTGATAGTACCGAGAGAGAGTTGCTGATTGAAGAGATAATGGGAAAATCAGAGGAAGACAATCACTTGCTG GCGATGATGAAAGATCAGTATGCAAATTATGTGGTCCAGAAAGTATTGGAGATCAGTAAAGATGAGCAAAGGGAGATCCTGGTGCAGAGAATGAAAATCCATCTCGAGAGTTTGAGGAAGTACACATATGGGAAACACATAGTAGCCCGATTCGAACAACTGTTTGGTGAAG AGAGTGAAGCTTCGGAAGGAGGAGCAGAAGGTTAG
- the LOC125608834 gene encoding probable mitochondrial adenine nucleotide transporter BTL1 has translation MTMAVPKEGFVAMVKDSVSSAPSESPLSLQPQFPDFTIPVKDFFKSREAREFLSGALAGAMTKAVLAPLETIRTRMIVGVGSRTIPGSFVEIIQKQGWVGLWAGNEINMIRIIPTQAIELSTFECVKRVMTSAQEKLKKIEQAKIEIGDFSFSPSISWLSPVAVAGAAAGVASTLVCHPLEVLKDRLTVSPEIYPSLRLAVPRILRDDGIRGFYAGLGPTLVGMLPYSTCYYFMYDTMKTTYCKSKNKKALSRPEMLLLGALAGLTASTISFPLEVARKRLMVGALKGECPPNMAAAIAEVVKERGVMGLYRGWGASCLKVMPSSGITWVFYEAWKDILLASNTKPLI, from the exons atgaCAATGGCTGTACCGAAAGAAGGGTTCGTTGCTATGGTGAAGGACTCTGTTTCCTCTGCTCCATCTGAGTCTCCTCTTTCTCTCCAGCCTCAGTTTCCTGACTTCACCATTCCTGTTAAA GATTTCTTCAAGTCTAGGGAAGCTCGTGAGTTTCTGAGTGGGGCTTTAGCTGGAGCTATGACTAAAGCTGTTCTTGCTCCACTTGAGACTATAAG GACAAGGATGATTGTTGGTGTTGGATCGAGAACCATTCCAGGAAGCTTTGTGGAAATCATACAGAAGCAAGGATGGGTTGGTCTTTGGGCTGGCAACGAGATCAACATGATCCGTATCATCCCAACTCAAGCCATTGAGTTGAGCACTTTTGAGTGTGTAAAGCGTGTAATGACATCAGCGCAAGAGAAGCTCAAGAAGATTGAGCAGGCGAAGATTGAGATTGGTGACTTTAGTTTCAGTCCGTCCATATCTTGGCTCTCTCCCGTTGCTGTTGCTGGTGCAGCTGCAGGTGTTGCTAGCACACTTGTCTGCCATCCTCTCGAAGTCCTCAAG GATAGATTGACTGTGAGCCCTGAGATTTATCCAAGCTTGAGACTTGCAGTTCCAAGGATATTAAGAGACGATGGAATCCGTGGATTCTACGCTGGCTTGGGGCCAACACTGGTCGGGATGCTTCCTTACAGCACATGTTATTACTTCATGTATGACACTATGAAAACCACTTACTGCAAATCCAAGAACAAGAAGGCTTTAAGCCGTCCAGAGATGCTTCTTCTCGGAGCTCTAGCTg GTCTAACGGCTAGCACCATTAGCTTCCCATTGGAGGTGGCGAGGAAGCGGTTGATGGTGGGAGCTCTGAAGGGGGAATGTCCACCGAACATGGCTGCGGCAATAGCAGAAGTAGTGAAGGAAAGAGGAGTGATGGGACTCTACAGAGGTTGGGGAGCAAGTTGTTTGAAAGTCATGCCGTCTTCTGGCATCACTTGGGTCTTCTACGAAGCCTGGAAAGATATTTTGCTCGCCTCCAACACCAAGCCACTCATATAA
- the LOC125608835 gene encoding 50S ribosomal protein L18-like: MSCLVSSTCSLVPFDTSLTRSTRSSKLGSSLSWQSSFPKFSIDIGSVISSPIVKKDSFIQAAWTRRSRGEAAKRPNKKSWKQRTDMYMRPFLLNVFFSRKFIHAKVMHRPTSKVISVATTNARDIRTNIPSLVDDEACRLIGKLIAERSMEADVYAVSYEPRKGERIEGKLGIVIDTIKEHGIIFVP, from the exons ATGTCTTGCTTAGTCTCATCAACTTGCTCGCTCGTCCCATTCGACACGAGTCTCACTCGTTCAACTCGCTCCAGCAAACTCGGCTCTTCACTTTCATGGCAATCTTCATTTCCCAAATTCTCCATCGATATCGGCTCTGTTATCTCCTCTCCCATTGTCAAGAAG GACTCTTTTATTCAAGCTGCCTGGACTAGGAGATCACGTGGCGAAGCAGCGAAAAGACCCAACAAGAAGTCATGGAAGCAAAGAACTGACATGTACATGAGACCTTTCCTGCTCAACGTCTTCTTCTCCAGGAAGTTCATTCACGCCAAAGTTATGCATAGACCAACAAGCAAAGTCATCTCAGTGGCCACCACTAACGCAAGAGATATAAGGACGAACATACCTTCTCTTGTGGATGACGAAGCGTGCAGACTCATCGGCAAGCTCATAGCTGAGCGTTCAATGGAAGCAGACGTCTACGCTGTGTCCTATGAGCCAAGAAAGGGAGAGAGGATTGAAGGGAAGCTAGGGATTGTTATCGATACCATTAAAGAACATGGCATTATTTTTGTTCCTTGA
- the LOC125608833 gene encoding vacuolar-processing enzyme delta-isozyme-like isoform X2: protein MSSLGHLLVLVFLYVLLFYSADSRKPQVLHDTGSSEDGAKGTRWAVLIAGSSYYYNYRHQADICHAYQVLRKGGLKDENIIVFMYDDIAFNPENPRPGVIINRPDGGDVYEGVPKDYTKEAVNVKNFYNVILGNESGITGGSGKVVKSGPNDSIFIYYADHGAPGLLSMPDGEDIHAKDFIKVLEKMHKLKRYKKMVIYVEACESGSMFEGILKTNLNILAVTASNATESSFGIYCGGENPPPPPEYDGVCLGDTFSVSWLEDSDLHDMSKETLKKQYQIVKRRTGPDAEPGTSSHVSRFGSKALLKDYLVSYIGTNPDNENFTFAGFTASPISTSSSVNTRDIPLLYLKSKIQRSPMESPERQELQKKLFEEMNHRRQIDQNIVEILKLSLKQTNVLDLLISTRTKGQPLVDDWDCFKTLVNSFKNHCGATMDYGLKYTGALANICNMGVDVKQTVSAIEHACNQEKRRNRRSETNIKASLLSGELSDGRRRARDQNGVPRGHLAVYVGDEMQRFVIPTKYLQYPEFKVLMDEVADEFGYEHEGGIHIPCEESVFEEILIRYMSCDKKK, encoded by the exons ATGTCTTCTCTTGGTCATTTACTTGTTCTTGTGTTTCTCTATGTTCTGCTTTTTTACTCAGCTGATTCTCGCAAACCCCAAGTCCTTCATGACACTGGATCTAGCGAAGATGGTGCAAAAGGCACAAGATGGGCTGTTCTAATTGCTGGATCAAGTTATTATTATAACTACAGGCATCag GCTGACATATGCCATGCATATCAAGTTCTGCGAAAAGGGGGTCTAAAAGATGAAAACATTATTGTGTTTATGTATGATGATATCGCGTTTAACCCTGAGAATCCCAGGCCTGGAGTTATCATCAATAGACCTGATGGTGGAGATGTTTATGAAGGCGTTCCTAAG GACTACACTAAAGAGGCTGTTAATGTGAAGAACTTTTATAATGTGATACTTGGAAACGAAAGTGGCATCACAGGAGGAAGTGGCAAAGTTGTGAAAAGTGGTCCTAATGATAGTATATTCATCTACTATGCTGACCATGGAGCTCCTGGTTTACTAT CGATGCCTGATGGTGAAGATATCCATGCAAAAGATTTCATTAAAGTCTTGGAGAAGATGCATAAGCTTAAAAGATACAAGAAGATG GTGATTTATGTTGAAGCATGTGAGTCTGGAAGTATGTTTGAAGGGATTTTAAAGACCAATCTAAACATACTTGCAGTAACTGCTTCTAATGCGACAGAGAGCAGTTTTGGAATCTACTGTGGTGGTGAaaatcctcctcctcctcctgaaTATGATGGTGTTTGTCTCGGCGATACATTTAGCGTCTCTTGGCTTGAGGACAG TGATCTTCATGACATGAGTAAAGAGACATTGAAGAAACAATACCAAATTGTAAAGAGAAGAACAGGTCCTGATGCTGAACCAGGGACGAGTTCTCATGTAAGCCGTTTCGGATCAAAGGCGCTTCTTAAAGACTATCTTGTCTCCTACATTGGAACCAATCCTGATAACGAAAACTTCACTTTTGCTGGATTCACTGCTTCACCAATCTCTACTTCAAGCTCGGTCAATACTCGCGATATCCCTTTGTTATATCTCAAGAGCAAG ATTCAAAGATCTCCAATGGAGTCACCTGAAAGACAAGAGCTTCAGAAGAAGCTGTTTGAAGAAATGAATCATAGGAGACAAATCGATCAGAACATTGTGGAGATTCTTAAACTTTCACTTAAGCAAACCAATGTCTTAGATCTCTTAATTTCCACAAGAACAAAAGGACAACCTCTTGTAGACGACTGGGATTGCTTTAAGACTCTG GTTAATAGCTTCAAGAATCACTGTGGAGCAACGATGGACTACGGTTTGAAGTATACAGGAGCGCTTGCCAATATCTGCAATATGGGAGTGGATGTGAAGCAAACTGTTTCAGCTATTGAACACGCTTGT AAccaggagaagagaagaaacagaaggtCTGAAACGAACATAAAGGCCAGTCTTCTCTCAGGGGAATTATCTGATGGTAGGAGACGAGCCAGAGACCAAAACGGTGTACCGAGAGGGCATCTTGCGGTCTACGTGGGGGATGAGATGCAGAGGTTTGTAATACCGACCAAGTATCTTCAGTATCCtgaatttaaagttttgatGGATGAAGTAGCTGACGAGTTTGGTTATGAACATGAAGGAGGGATTCATATCCCTTGTGAGGAAAGTGTTTTTGAAGAGATTTTGATTAGATACATGTCTTGTGACAAGAAGAAATAA
- the LOC125608833 gene encoding vacuolar-processing enzyme delta-isozyme-like isoform X1 — protein MSSLGHLLVLVFLYVLLFYSADSRKPQVLHDTGSSEDGAKGTRWAVLIAGSSYYYNYRHQADICHAYQVLRKGGLKDENIIVFMYDDIAFNPENPRPGVIINRPDGGDVYEGVPKDYTKEAVNVKNFYNVILGNESGITGGSGKVVKSGPNDSIFIYYADHGAPGLLSMPDGEDIHAKDFIKVLEKMHKLKRYKKMVIYVEACESGSMFEGILKTNLNILAVTASNATESSFGIYCGGENPPPPPEYDGVCLGDTFSVSWLEDSDLHDMSKETLKKQYQIVKRRTGPDAEPGTSSHVSRFGSKALLKDYLVSYIGTNPDNENFTFAGFTASPISTSSSVNTRDIPLLYLKSKIQRSPMESPERQELQKKLFEEMNHRRQIDQNIVEILKLSLKQTNVLDLLISTRTKGQPLVDDWDCFKTLVNSFKNHCGATMDYGLKYTGALANICNMGVDVKQTVSAIEHACAH, from the exons ATGTCTTCTCTTGGTCATTTACTTGTTCTTGTGTTTCTCTATGTTCTGCTTTTTTACTCAGCTGATTCTCGCAAACCCCAAGTCCTTCATGACACTGGATCTAGCGAAGATGGTGCAAAAGGCACAAGATGGGCTGTTCTAATTGCTGGATCAAGTTATTATTATAACTACAGGCATCag GCTGACATATGCCATGCATATCAAGTTCTGCGAAAAGGGGGTCTAAAAGATGAAAACATTATTGTGTTTATGTATGATGATATCGCGTTTAACCCTGAGAATCCCAGGCCTGGAGTTATCATCAATAGACCTGATGGTGGAGATGTTTATGAAGGCGTTCCTAAG GACTACACTAAAGAGGCTGTTAATGTGAAGAACTTTTATAATGTGATACTTGGAAACGAAAGTGGCATCACAGGAGGAAGTGGCAAAGTTGTGAAAAGTGGTCCTAATGATAGTATATTCATCTACTATGCTGACCATGGAGCTCCTGGTTTACTAT CGATGCCTGATGGTGAAGATATCCATGCAAAAGATTTCATTAAAGTCTTGGAGAAGATGCATAAGCTTAAAAGATACAAGAAGATG GTGATTTATGTTGAAGCATGTGAGTCTGGAAGTATGTTTGAAGGGATTTTAAAGACCAATCTAAACATACTTGCAGTAACTGCTTCTAATGCGACAGAGAGCAGTTTTGGAATCTACTGTGGTGGTGAaaatcctcctcctcctcctgaaTATGATGGTGTTTGTCTCGGCGATACATTTAGCGTCTCTTGGCTTGAGGACAG TGATCTTCATGACATGAGTAAAGAGACATTGAAGAAACAATACCAAATTGTAAAGAGAAGAACAGGTCCTGATGCTGAACCAGGGACGAGTTCTCATGTAAGCCGTTTCGGATCAAAGGCGCTTCTTAAAGACTATCTTGTCTCCTACATTGGAACCAATCCTGATAACGAAAACTTCACTTTTGCTGGATTCACTGCTTCACCAATCTCTACTTCAAGCTCGGTCAATACTCGCGATATCCCTTTGTTATATCTCAAGAGCAAG ATTCAAAGATCTCCAATGGAGTCACCTGAAAGACAAGAGCTTCAGAAGAAGCTGTTTGAAGAAATGAATCATAGGAGACAAATCGATCAGAACATTGTGGAGATTCTTAAACTTTCACTTAAGCAAACCAATGTCTTAGATCTCTTAATTTCCACAAGAACAAAAGGACAACCTCTTGTAGACGACTGGGATTGCTTTAAGACTCTG GTTAATAGCTTCAAGAATCACTGTGGAGCAACGATGGACTACGGTTTGAAGTATACAGGAGCGCTTGCCAATATCTGCAATATGGGAGTGGATGTGAAGCAAACTGTTTCAGCTATTGAACACGCTTGTGCACATTAA